TATAGACAGCCAGCGCTTTTACATAATTCTGTGTGCGTTTGATGTGCGCGCCGGTTTCCGTATCGCGCCATTCCGCAAGGCTTGCCATGGCGTGAATGGTGGCTTCTTGCGTGAGGGCAAGCTGGCGCGTGCGGGCGAGCACCAGATCGTTCAGGTGGTCGCGGTAGAGTTTGTATTTGAGCTGGTTGGCAACGCGATTGCGCACCAGCGAGGAGCGGAAAGGCTTGGTTATGTAATCCTGCGCGCCCAGCGAGAGGCCCTTGGCTTCATCAGTTTCTTCATTCTGCGCCGTAATGAACATAACCGGGATGTCGCGGGTCTGCGCATCGCTGCGCAGGCGCTTGCACACTTCGTACCCGTCCATGCCGGGCATGATGACGTCAAGCAGGATCAGGTCTGGAGGGGGCTGCCGCAGGGCCAGACGCAAGGCGTCTGTACCGTTTTTGGCAAACATGATTGTGTATTTGTCGCGCAGGCATTCACTGAGAATGCGCAGGTTTTCAGGCGCGTCATCCACAAGCAGGATGATGTTGCGCCTGTGTACCTGGGATGGATCGGCGGCTTCGTCGGCCCAGTTCATGACTTGCCCCGTGTAAGCACGGGCAGGCGGGCGGCTAGATGTTCGCCCATGCGGCGCACCATGCGGCTTTCTGCCGCTGTGAGCACGTCGTAGGTTTTGCCCGCCACCGGTTCAGCATCGGCATAAATGCCTCGGGCGATGACGTCGTCGTGGCGGTTTTTCAGAGTCCAGCGCGCTTCAAGCACGGCCTTGGAGTCGAAATTGCCGTCCAGCCTCTGCAAATCCACAAGCAGCACATAGTCGGCACGGGTGTCGTCGCCCGGCGCAAGCACGTTCAGCCCCACAGCCAGCAAGGGCGGGGTCAGCACTTCCTGCACCACACGGCGCACACCATGCCCCACGGGCTCCGCCCAGGCGTGAAATTGCGAAACAACAAGCTCTGTTTCGCCGTTCACACGGCTGACAATGCTGTTGCGGTCAAGGTAATCCGGCACGGTAACCTGCGCCACGCGCAGGTTTCTGGTGGGCAGTGTGTCGGCCTTGACCGGCTCAAGGGCGCTTTCAAGCAGATAGTAGCGCGTGGGGGTGCTGCGCGCGCAGCCGCTCAAAAGTGTGAGCAGCACCAGCGAAAGAAGAAGGATTTTGCGTTGCATCAGCGTGTTCCTTGCTTGCCCCGCAGCAGAGCTTCGGGATTACGTTCAAGCATTTCGGCCAGGGCGCGCATGGAGCGCATTGTATCGGTGCTCTCTTTAAGAAGGCGGCGCAGATCGTTCATGGTGGGTGAATCACGCCCCAGAATGCCCTGGGCCGAAGCTGTGACCACGCGCAACTGATCTGCCGCAACCGCCATGCTCTGCATGGCTTCCCGGAAGGAAACCAGCGTGGCTGGCAGTTCCTTTTCAACAGAGACGCTGGCCGTGCTCAGGCTCTTGAGAACCTGCTCCGTATTGGTGCGTATGGCGCCCTCGTGCAAAATGCCGTGGGCTTCCTGAAATGTGTTGGTGAATGCCGTGAGCGCCTTGCCCAGTTTGTCGTCACTGAGGCCGAGGGCAAGGTTTTGCAGCACGGCGCTGAAAGAATTTACCATCTGCTCCAGCGGCATCTGCGAGAGTGTGCTTTGCAGCGTATCGATGGGCGAAGGAATGGTGGGAATCTCCATGTCCGGCGTAGCGGAGCGGAAGTTGGCCGCCGTGGCAGGATAAAAATCAAGCTCCACGCGGTATTGACCGGTGATGAGGCTTTGCAGTTGCAGCCGCCCGCGCAGGCCGCGCTGCACCATGCGGCGTATGATTTCCTGCTGGAAAGACTCGGAGGGTGCGGCAGCACCGCTGGCACGCACAAAACTGCGTTCGTCAATGCGGATATAGACGGGGATGGTCACGTTGGAATCGCGCGCGTTGGCAACCAGATTGATGCGCGTGACGCTGCCCATGGGCACGCCCCTGAACACAACCGGCGCACCCGTGGAAAGCCCGCTGACCGAGCCATCAAAGTACATCACGTATTCAAGATCATTGCTGAAAAGGCGGCCCCCGCCGAGCAGCATGATGCCCAGCACCAGCAGAGCCAGGCCCCCCAGCACAAAAGCGCCGACAGTTGTTTTGTATGACTGCGAGTTCATCGGGATTGTTCCTTGTGCGAAGTTGCAGCGTGCGAAGTTGCCGTTGGGGCGTTTTCGCCTGCGTCCTCATTCTGGTCGCGCCTGCCGCCTCTGGTCAGAAAGAGCTTTGCGCTTTGGTCTGTATTGGGATCTTTCACCAACTCGCTGGGATTACCGCTGGCAGTGACCGTTCTGCTTTGCGCATCCAGAAAAATGCTGTTTCTGGCTATGGTAAAAATACTCGGCAACTCGTGAGAAACAATAACAAAAGTTGTACCCAGGCTGTCGCGCAGCTCCAGTATCAGGTCGTCCAGCAGCCGGGAGCTGACCGGGTCAAGCCCTGCGGATGGCTCGTCCAGAAAGAGAATCTGCGGATCAAGCGCCAGTGCCCGGGCAAGCCCCGCGCGTTTGCGCATGCCGCCGCTGATCTCCGAGGGGTAATAATCCTCAAATCCGGCCAGACCCGCAAGAGCCAGTTTGAGCGAGGCCTGCTCCCTGATTTCATCATCGGTGAGGTCAGTATACTGTTGCAGGGGCAGACCCACATTTTCCGCCAAGGTCATGGAGCTCCACAGCGCGCCGCCCTGAAAGAGCACGCCCGTGTTGCGCATGATGCGGCTGCGGCTTTCTTCCGTGCCAGCCCAGAAATCTTCGCCATTATAGCAAATCTGCCCTTGCTGCGGCTCCTTGAGGCCCATGAGCACCCTCAGCAGGGTGCTTTTGCCGCAGCCGGAACCGCCCATGACCATGAAAATATCGCCCACGCGCACGTCAAACGACACGTTGCGCATGAGTACAAAGGAGCCGAAGGCCACCGTAAGATCGCGCACCCTGATGCGCACGTCTTCATCCGGCACGGCAGGGGCCGGGCAGGACGGTGCAGCGCTGGTCGCGTCCGTGTTGGGCAGGATAATGGAGGGCTGGGCGGTGTCAGGCATGTTACACATCCAGCACGTTGCAGATAACAGTGATGATGGCGGTAGCCACAATAATGCCCACAATGGCCTGCACCACAGCCGTGGTGGTGGCCTGGCCCACAGCCTGGGCGCTGCGCCCGCAGCGTATGCCCTGATAGCACCCGGCCACGGCCACAATGGCCCCAAAAACCGTGCCGTACACAAGACCGATGATCAGATGTTTGAAGGGCACCATCTGGATGGTGGCATTGATGTATTCCATGGGGTTCAGCCGCAGCATGGTGGTGCCCACCAGGAAACCGCCGATAATGCCCATGAGGTCGGCATACAGGGTCAGCAGGGGGATCATGGCCATAAGGGCTAGCACGCGCGGCAGCACAAGAAAGTCGTGGGGAGAAATGCCAAGGGTAGAGAGGGCGTCGACCTCTTCGTTGACCTGCATGGTGCCGATGAGGGCGGCGTAGGCAGCGCCCACCCGGCCAG
The sequence above is a segment of the Desulfovibrio sp. genome. Coding sequences within it:
- a CDS encoding HD domain-containing phosphohydrolase yields the protein MNWADEAADPSQVHRRNIILLVDDAPENLRILSECLRDKYTIMFAKNGTDALRLALRQPPPDLILLDVIMPGMDGYEVCKRLRSDAQTRDIPVMFITAQNEETDEAKGLSLGAQDYITKPFRSSLVRNRVANQLKYKLYRDHLNDLVLARTRQLALTQEATIHAMASLAEWRDTETGAHIKRTQNYVKALAVYISQLPEYRDELDADAISWLYLSAPLHDVGKVAIADTVLHKPGPLTDEEYEAMKEHTTLGRAVLASADKFLGENSFLRIASDIAYCHHERWDGKGYPRAIAGKDIPLSARLMSVADVYDALRSKRVYKPAMPHETAMRIIVEGRGTQFDPEVVDAFLAMQEQFRSIAAKYSDM
- a CDS encoding PqiC family protein, encoding MQRKILLLSLVLLTLLSGCARSTPTRYYLLESALEPVKADTLPTRNLRVAQVTVPDYLDRNSIVSRVNGETELVVSQFHAWAEPVGHGVRRVVQEVLTPPLLAVGLNVLAPGDDTRADYVLLVDLQRLDGNFDSKAVLEARWTLKNRHDDVIARGIYADAEPVAGKTYDVLTAAESRMVRRMGEHLAARLPVLTRGKS
- a CDS encoding MlaD family protein, with protein sequence MNSQSYKTTVGAFVLGGLALLVLGIMLLGGGRLFSNDLEYVMYFDGSVSGLSTGAPVVFRGVPMGSVTRINLVANARDSNVTIPVYIRIDERSFVRASGAAAPSESFQQEIIRRMVQRGLRGRLQLQSLITGQYRVELDFYPATAANFRSATPDMEIPTIPSPIDTLQSTLSQMPLEQMVNSFSAVLQNLALGLSDDKLGKALTAFTNTFQEAHGILHEGAIRTNTEQVLKSLSTASVSVEKELPATLVSFREAMQSMAVAADQLRVVTASAQGILGRDSPTMNDLRRLLKESTDTMRSMRALAEMLERNPEALLRGKQGTR
- a CDS encoding ATP-binding cassette domain-containing protein encodes the protein MRNVSFDVRVGDIFMVMGGSGCGKSTLLRVLMGLKEPQQGQICYNGEDFWAGTEESRSRIMRNTGVLFQGGALWSSMTLAENVGLPLQQYTDLTDDEIREQASLKLALAGLAGFEDYYPSEISGGMRKRAGLARALALDPQILFLDEPSAGLDPVSSRLLDDLILELRDSLGTTFVIVSHELPSIFTIARNSIFLDAQSRTVTASGNPSELVKDPNTDQSAKLFLTRGGRRDQNEDAGENAPTATSHAATSHKEQSR